The nucleotide window GTGAACCGCCCTTGAAAAGCATCAGGGTCGGTATGCTTCGTATACCGTATTGCGCCGCCGTTGATGGATTGTCATCCACATTCACCTTTGCAACCTTGAGCTTACCCTTGTAGTCTTCAGCGATCTCTTCGACAACGGGACTTACGGCCTTGCAGGGGCCACACCAGGGTGCCCAGAAATCGACCAGAACCGGGCGGTCCGCCTTGATCACCTCGGCATCAAACGTGCTGTCCGTAACGTGGACTACCTTATCCGTATCCGTCATTATCCTCAACCCTCCAATCTGATACTCTTTCTTTTACCACGGGTATTTCCCATATATCGCCAAAGGTTGTCAATTACTATTTATCGCCGACGCGGGACGTTCGCGGGACACCCGGAACCGTTCCCGCGGGGCCTCCCGTCACCTCAGGGGATCGCGACATCGAAAAACGCAGTCGTCTTTCGTGATTTCCAGCACCCGCTTCTCCCGGGCGCTGGCCCGGACCCGCCTGAAGA belongs to Syntrophales bacterium and includes:
- the trxA gene encoding thioredoxin TrxA, whose amino-acid sequence is MTDTDKVVHVTDSTFDAEVIKADRPVLVDFWAPWCGPCKAVSPVVEEIAEDYKGKLKVAKVNVDDNPSTAAQYGIRSIPTLMLFKGGSQQDTLVGMAPKDRLEAFVKKVF